One Bacillota bacterium genomic window carries:
- a CDS encoding DUF2905 domain-containing protein — translation MKALTGFEGTGRVLIIVGVAFLIFGGLLVFADKIPGIGRLPGDMVFRRGNFTFYFPLATSLILSLLLTVVLSLFFRR, via the coding sequence GTGAAGGCATTGACAGGTTTCGAGGGTACTGGGCGGGTACTGATCATAGTGGGTGTGGCGTTCCTCATATTCGGCGGCCTGCTGGTGTTCGCAGACAAGATACCGGGGATCGGCCGCCTTCCGGGAGACATGGTTTTCCGCAGGGGCAACTTCACCTTCTACTTTCCCCTGGCCACCAGCCTGATCCTGAGCCTGTTGCTCACCGTCGTCCTCTCCCTGTTCTTCAGGAGATGA
- a CDS encoding epoxyqueuosine reductase QueH, which produces MGLRILLHCCCAPCSAGPVPALRGEGYDVVGFFWNPNIHPYTEYLRRREAMKDYSSQVGLDVIYGETYDLEEFLTSVIGDLDDRCRQCYRLRLGRAAREARAGGFDGFSSTLLVSPYQKHGVMVEEAEAWARALDTRFIYRDFRPLYRESTLKSRGMGLYRQEYCGCVFSEAERYGRSKG; this is translated from the coding sequence ATGGGCCTGAGGATCCTGCTTCACTGCTGCTGCGCCCCCTGCTCCGCGGGGCCGGTGCCCGCGCTCCGGGGGGAGGGATACGACGTTGTGGGGTTTTTCTGGAACCCCAACATCCACCCTTACACTGAGTACCTGAGACGCCGGGAGGCCATGAAGGACTACTCGTCCCAGGTGGGCCTGGACGTGATATATGGGGAGACATACGACCTGGAGGAGTTCCTCACCTCAGTCATCGGGGACCTGGATGACCGCTGCCGGCAGTGCTACAGGCTCCGCCTGGGCCGGGCTGCCAGGGAGGCCCGGGCAGGGGGGTTCGACGGCTTCTCCTCCACGCTTCTTGTGAGCCCATACCAGAAGCACGGTGTGATGGTGGAGGAGGCCGAGGCTTGGGCGCGAGCCTTGGATACCAGGTTCATCTACCGGGATTTCCGCCCTCTTTACAGGGAATCCACTCTCAAATCCCGGGGAATGGGGCTCTACCGCCAGGAGTACTGCGGCTGCGTATTCAGCGAGGCCGAGCGATATGGAAGGAGCAAGGGGTGA
- the ruvB gene encoding Holliday junction branch migration DNA helicase RuvB, with protein sequence MARDEDLVLEGSLRPRRLVDYIGQGKVKERLSIYIQAALERGESLDHVLLYGPPGLGKTTLANIIAQELGVGIRTTSGPAIEKAGDLAAILTNLEPRDVLFIDEIHRLSRAVEEILYPAMEEFCLDIIIGKGPSARSLRLEIPRFTLVGATTRAGLLTSPLRDRFGVISRLEFYGHEDLQRIVTRSARILDVALEEQGASEVARRARGTPRVANRLLRRLRDYAQVRAGSVITGGVALEGLAMMEVDPIGLDQVDMKMLHVIAEKYEGGPVGLETIAAAISEEADTVEDVLEPYLLQIGFIKRTPRGRVLTRHAYEHLGIHARDAKQPMLW encoded by the coding sequence ATGGCCAGGGATGAGGACCTGGTCCTGGAGGGGAGCCTGAGGCCAAGACGGCTGGTGGATTACATCGGCCAGGGGAAGGTGAAGGAGCGGCTCTCCATTTATATCCAGGCTGCCCTGGAGAGGGGCGAATCCCTGGATCACGTGCTCCTATACGGGCCGCCCGGCCTGGGTAAGACCACGCTGGCGAACATCATTGCCCAGGAACTGGGGGTGGGGATCAGGACCACTTCGGGCCCGGCCATCGAGAAGGCTGGGGACCTTGCGGCGATCCTGACCAACCTGGAGCCCAGGGATGTGCTGTTCATCGACGAGATACACCGCCTTTCCCGGGCGGTTGAGGAAATACTCTACCCGGCCATGGAGGAGTTTTGCCTGGATATCATCATAGGCAAGGGGCCCAGCGCCCGCTCCCTCCGGCTGGAGATACCCAGGTTCACCCTGGTGGGGGCTACCACCCGGGCGGGACTTTTGACGTCGCCCCTGAGGGACAGGTTTGGCGTCATCAGCCGCCTTGAGTTCTACGGGCACGAGGATCTCCAGCGGATAGTGACAAGGTCTGCCCGGATCCTGGATGTGGCCCTTGAGGAGCAGGGGGCGTCGGAGGTTGCCCGGAGGGCCCGGGGCACGCCCAGGGTGGCTAACCGGCTTCTGAGGCGCCTCAGGGACTACGCTCAGGTGAGGGCGGGCAGTGTCATCACGGGAGGGGTTGCCCTGGAGGGCCTAGCCATGATGGAGGTGGACCCCATAGGCCTTGACCAGGTGGACATGAAGATGCTCCACGTCATCGCTGAGAAGTACGAGGGCGGGCCTGTGGGACTGGAGACCATCGCCGCGGCCATCAGCGAGGAGGCGGACACCGTGGAGGACGTGCTGGAACCCTACCTCCTGCAGATCGGCTTCATAAAGCGGACCCCCCGGGGACGGGTGCTGACCCGTCACGCCTACGAGCACCTGGGAATACACGCGAGGGATGCTAAGCAACCTATGCTGTGGTAG
- the ruvA gene encoding Holliday junction branch migration protein RuvA: MIRLLRGTVYEIQADYVVIEAQGVGYKVFTTGRAKNLLRTGAEAILQTHLHVREDEMTLYGFLKAEELQLFEDLIAVSGVGPRMALGVVSALTPSEFHRAVLFEDVRSLTRIPGIGKKTAHRMMLELRDRLGVSLPGGDPVGITASDAMGEAMEALVSLGYDRLAAGRVLQEAMGQDGGDTAEGLLKLALKALGRTARPKGGVPLD, encoded by the coding sequence ATGATCCGGCTTCTTCGAGGGACCGTTTACGAGATCCAGGCAGACTATGTTGTGATAGAGGCGCAAGGTGTGGGCTACAAGGTGTTCACGACGGGCCGGGCCAAGAACCTCCTGAGAACGGGCGCAGAGGCCATCCTCCAAACCCATCTCCATGTAAGGGAGGACGAGATGACCCTCTACGGTTTCCTCAAGGCAGAGGAACTCCAGCTCTTCGAGGACCTCATAGCAGTCTCAGGCGTAGGCCCCAGGATGGCCCTGGGGGTGGTCTCAGCGCTAACCCCGTCGGAGTTCCACAGGGCTGTCCTCTTCGAGGATGTCCGCTCCCTCACCAGGATACCGGGGATAGGCAAGAAGACGGCCCACCGCATGATGCTGGAGCTCAGGGATCGCCTGGGCGTGAGCTTGCCGGGAGGCGATCCAGTGGGCATCACGGCTAGCGACGCCATGGGGGAAGCCATGGAGGCCCTGGTGTCCCTGGGCTATGACAGGCTTGCGGCGGGGCGTGTTCTCCAGGAGGCCATGGGCCAGGACGGGGGCGATACCGCCGAGGGGCTCCTGAAACTAGCCCTGAAGGCCCTCGGAAGGACTGCGAGGCCCAAGGGGGGCGTGCCGCTTGACTGA
- the ruvC gene encoding crossover junction endodeoxyribonuclease RuvC, with protein sequence MLVLGIDPGVAMTGWGMVRAEGGRLQAVDFGSIRTEAHLPAHQRLFYVFQAVDRLVDEHRPEFLAVEQVFFNKNARSALAVGQARGVVMLAAAQKGVDVREYTPLQVKMAVVGHGAATKGQVQAMVKAILALREAPRPADVADALAVAVCCLHTCATERRLGLG encoded by the coding sequence GTGCTGGTCCTGGGCATTGACCCTGGGGTGGCCATGACGGGCTGGGGCATGGTGAGGGCCGAGGGGGGCCGGCTCCAGGCGGTGGACTTCGGATCCATCAGGACTGAGGCACACCTCCCCGCCCACCAGCGCCTCTTCTATGTGTTCCAGGCGGTGGACCGCTTGGTAGACGAGCACCGGCCTGAGTTCCTCGCCGTGGAGCAAGTGTTCTTCAACAAGAATGCCCGCAGCGCGCTGGCGGTGGGACAGGCCCGGGGGGTTGTGATGCTGGCTGCCGCCCAAAAGGGAGTGGACGTGCGGGAGTACACTCCCCTCCAGGTGAAGATGGCAGTCGTAGGCCACGGAGCTGCAACCAAGGGCCAGGTCCAGGCCATGGTCAAGGCCATCCTGGCCCTGAGGGAAGCGCCCCGCCCCGCGGACGTGGCCGATGCCCTGGCCGTGGCGGTGTGCTGCCTTCACACGTGTGCCACTGAGAGGAGACTGGGGTTGGGATGA
- a CDS encoding trimethylamine methyltransferase family protein, translated as MKKSFQFLELDDVKKVHQATLDILERVGIACQSENFNRFAADHGCKVEGGRIKFPPGVVEKYLKMAPEGFNLYGREGQVLEFGKRQAYSQICSGTPTVNDLDTGERRNYVLQDLIDITRLVDELPNIHIVSCGVPTDVDQKVYMVVEIATMLQNSSKPCRLPIESAVELKEVSEVLSVVSGSMDEFRKKPLLYLEVSPLSPLDFGKEPAECIVALAEAGIPVGIIPCPMMGATGPMTLVGSVTQHNAELVAGVVAAQMANPGVPTVMSPRVTFMDMKSGTALWAAPETGIAGACSAHMANYYKIPVTVSGFSVASQVADQQAGYERTFNAMATAMVGVDVLGAAASLDNALTTCYIQAILDDEICSLVRRALRPLEVNEDTLAVDAIAEVIQKNTSFLGLKHTRNYLRKGELWVPSIGSRLTFEEWAKECESVEQAAKRKATQILKAERRPILDTNAEKEIEAIIQAAMAE; from the coding sequence ATGAAGAAATCCTTCCAGTTCCTCGAACTGGACGACGTAAAGAAGGTGCACCAGGCCACCCTGGACATTCTGGAACGGGTTGGCATCGCCTGCCAGTCCGAGAATTTCAACAGGTTCGCGGCTGACCACGGGTGCAAGGTCGAGGGAGGGCGGATCAAGTTCCCCCCCGGTGTGGTGGAGAAGTATCTCAAGATGGCTCCGGAAGGCTTCAACCTGTACGGCCGGGAAGGCCAGGTGCTGGAGTTCGGGAAGCGACAGGCCTACTCGCAGATCTGCAGCGGCACACCTACGGTGAACGACCTTGACACGGGGGAGCGGAGAAACTACGTCCTCCAGGACCTCATAGACATCACCCGCCTGGTGGACGAGCTCCCCAACATCCACATAGTGTCCTGCGGCGTCCCCACGGATGTGGACCAGAAGGTCTACATGGTGGTGGAGATCGCCACGATGCTCCAGAACAGCTCGAAGCCCTGCAGGCTCCCCATTGAATCCGCCGTGGAACTCAAGGAAGTGTCAGAGGTGCTCTCAGTGGTATCAGGCAGCATGGATGAGTTCCGCAAGAAACCCCTGCTCTACCTGGAGGTATCCCCCTTGAGCCCGCTGGACTTCGGGAAGGAGCCCGCCGAGTGCATCGTGGCCTTGGCAGAGGCCGGCATCCCGGTGGGCATCATACCCTGCCCCATGATGGGTGCCACAGGGCCCATGACCCTGGTTGGCTCGGTGACCCAGCACAACGCCGAGCTGGTGGCGGGCGTCGTGGCGGCCCAGATGGCCAACCCGGGCGTTCCCACGGTCATGTCCCCCCGGGTCACCTTCATGGATATGAAGAGCGGCACCGCCCTGTGGGCAGCCCCGGAGACCGGTATAGCGGGGGCCTGCTCCGCACACATGGCCAACTACTACAAGATCCCGGTCACGGTATCCGGTTTCTCAGTGGCCTCACAGGTAGCGGACCAGCAAGCTGGCTACGAGCGCACCTTCAACGCCATGGCCACCGCCATGGTGGGGGTGGATGTGCTGGGAGCCGCGGCATCGCTGGATAACGCCTTGACCACCTGCTACATCCAGGCGATCCTGGACGATGAGATCTGCTCCCTGGTGAGGCGGGCGCTGAGACCCTTGGAGGTCAACGAGGATACCCTCGCAGTGGACGCCATAGCGGAGGTAATCCAGAAGAACACCTCCTTCCTCGGGCTGAAACACACCCGGAACTACCTGAGGAAAGGCGAGCTCTGGGTGCCGTCCATAGGGAGCCGCCTGACCTTCGAGGAGTGGGCCAAAGAGTGCGAGAGCGTGGAACAGGCGGCAAAGCGGAAGGCCACCCAGATCCTCAAGGCCGAGAGGAGACCCATCCTGGACACGAATGCCGAAAAGGAGATAGAGGCAATCATCCAGGCAGCCATGGCCGAGTAG
- a CDS encoding type II toxin-antitoxin system HicB family antitoxin yields MVKERYVFPAIFDYAPDGISVRFPDLPGCLTCGDDDEEALRMAKEAMALHLYGLESNGYPIPEPTSAGKLRVGSNQVVVLIEVWMPPFRDEMEQRAVKKTLTIPKWLDDLAQEHRVNFSHLLQNALKKYLGVTE; encoded by the coding sequence ATGGTCAAAGAGAGATACGTTTTCCCTGCAATCTTTGATTATGCACCTGACGGCATCTCGGTACGGTTTCCTGACCTTCCCGGCTGCCTTACCTGTGGTGATGATGACGAGGAAGCGCTGCGCATGGCCAAAGAGGCAATGGCTCTTCATCTTTATGGATTGGAATCGAACGGCTATCCTATTCCAGAACCTACTTCCGCCGGTAAGCTGAGGGTGGGGTCTAACCAGGTCGTAGTGCTCATTGAAGTATGGATGCCGCCCTTCCGTGATGAAATGGAGCAGCGAGCTGTCAAGAAGACCTTGACTATACCGAAGTGGCTGGACGACCTTGCTCAGGAGCACAGAGTGAACTTCTCACACCTGCTGCAGAATGCATTGAAAAAGTATTTAGGAGTAACCGAGTAG
- a CDS encoding BofC C-terminal domain-containing protein yields MLRLAWDKRKALAMVAIVALGFGLGYVLTAHLIKGSGISGPPVPREVPRANRLAPGGDFRVEPRTRITYRTHYSECGHSVVDIGLAPPEIIGLTREDLEAMDWGWEVQGVGPGYLHLTRLLEGLCPEDHEYRWIGIMDGYVAVFYGRPRPDPYLKERTRIQASSLYEGDRKRLEAGIWVRGDQGVREVLEGLTE; encoded by the coding sequence ATGCTTCGTCTTGCCTGGGACAAGCGGAAGGCCTTGGCAATGGTGGCCATCGTGGCCCTGGGCTTTGGCCTGGGTTACGTTCTCACTGCCCACCTCATAAAGGGGAGCGGCATCTCCGGGCCCCCGGTGCCCCGGGAAGTACCCAGGGCGAACCGGCTGGCGCCAGGAGGGGACTTCCGCGTTGAGCCCAGGACCCGGATCACCTACAGGACCCACTATTCTGAGTGCGGCCACTCTGTGGTGGACATAGGTTTGGCCCCCCCGGAGATCATAGGCCTGACCCGGGAGGACCTCGAGGCCATGGACTGGGGTTGGGAGGTGCAGGGTGTTGGGCCCGGTTACCTCCACCTTACCAGGCTCCTGGAGGGTCTTTGCCCGGAGGACCATGAATACCGGTGGATCGGAATAATGGACGGGTACGTTGCAGTGTTCTACGGCAGGCCCAGGCCTGACCCATACCTGAAGGAGCGCACCAGGATCCAGGCGTCTTCTCTCTACGAGGGCGACCGCAAGAGGCTGGAAGCCGGCATATGGGTGCGGGGTGACCAGGGGGTCAGGGAGGTTCTGGAGGGCCTGACGGAATGA